Within the Butyrivibrio sp. AE3004 genome, the region CCTTGTTTTTCTGTTGCAGTAAATAATTTGCAGCACTTGACCAGTCTACAGTGATACTTGTTTCGGTTGAATCAATGCAATAGATGGTTCTTTCGTTATTGGCTGCTTTTGCTGTTTTAGGAATAAACAGGCAAGACAAACTAAAGACAGCTATTATACAAAATAATAGCCTAAAGCGAGATTTAAATTTTTTCTTCATTATAGAGTTCCCCTTTTCCCCTTATAAAACTTTTTCCCCTCGAAATAAAATTATATGAGAATTTAACGGTAAAGTAAACCTGATATACAGTCAAAAAAACCGGGTATATGTGTTTAATCTCAATCTGTCATGCCCTTTTGGCAATCGGATTTAAGCTAAACTTATATACCCGGGAAGTAGTGGTTTTATGACATTTTTTTATATAAATGGTTGCCCAGCATCTGGATAAGCTGTACAAAAGCAATCAGAATGATTGAGCAAACGATGAGGTAGTCTGTTTTGTACTGCTGATATCCGTAACGTATTGCGATGTCACCGATACCGCCGCCGCCGACCGTTCCAGCCATTGCGGAGTAGCCTATAAGTGAGATTATAAGAAGGACTATACCGTTTAGCATTCTCGGAATTGATTCCTTTACATAGACTCTGAGGAGAATCTGGAAATTGGAAGCGCCAAATGACCTTGCGGCTTCGATTACTCCGGGGTTGGTCTCACGAAGAGCTGATTCAAAAACTCTTGCAATGAAAGGAATTGCGGAAATGGTCAGAGGAACAATTGAAGCAGTTGTTCCGATTGATTTTCCGACAACCATTCTTGTAAACGGAATCAGGATAACCAGCAAAATGATAAAAGGAAAGCTTCTGAATACGTTCACTATAAAACTAAGTATCTCATAAACAAGTTTGTTTGGCTTTAATCCGTCAGGTGCAGTAAGTGTAAGGATTATCGCAGGGATAAAACCAAGTACCACAGAAAAGATTGTGGACCAGAAAACCATATACAGGGTCTGGTTAAAAGCTTTTAATATGATATCTGTCATTACTTAATAACCTCCCATGTTACATCTTTTTTATCAAGAAAAGCGCAAACCCTGTCTAAATCTTTTTCATTTATATTAAGAACAAGGCTGCCGTAAACATCCTCTCTGAAGTCTTCAAGCTTGGCCCAGCAGATATTGAAATCCGCCTGAAGTTCCCTGGACATCATGGTGACGATGGGACGCTGATTGCCCTCACCGTAGAAGAATAGCTTGATATTAAGGCCGGTTTTGGGAAGCTTATCACTTTCTTCTCTAAGGAAATCTCTGATTTCCTTTTCCTTAGGCCATACGAAAAGCTTCTCGGGCTGACCTACGGAGAGTACCTGTCCATTGCTCAAAAAAGCAACCTTTTTGCAGATCTGCTTAACAACCTCCATCTGGTGAGTGACGATGATTATGGTTATGCCCATTTCCTTATTGATCTTCTGAAGAAGAGCAAGGATTCCTTTTGTGATCTCGGGATCGAGGGCACTTGTTGCTTCGTCACAGAGTAGGATTTCGGGATCTAGGACCAGAGCTCTTGCTATGGCAACACGCTGTTTCTGACCGCCGGAAAGTTCTCTTGGCTTTGCATGGACTTTTTCCTCAAGGCCTACAAGCTTTATGAGTTTAAGAATTTTCTCCTTGGCTTCGGGAGTGTTTGTTTTCATGCCCCAGAATTTCATTGGAAGCGCTACGTTCTGATATACATCGAGTCTCTCAAGAAGGTTGAAGCTCTGGAAGATCATTCCCATTTTCTTCTGCATAAGACGAAGAGCTTTCTTATCCTTAATATTGACTTCCTGATCATCAACTGTAATATATCCCGAATCATAGGATTCAAGTCCGTTGATGCAGCGCAGAAGAGTAGATTTTCCGGCACCGCTCTGGCCGATTATACCGAAAATTTCATGGTTTTCGATTTCCATGGAAACACCTTTAAGTACATCCGTATTCTTAAAGGATTTTGTTACGTTATCAATTTTTATCATATGAAAAAATGTCCTTATTTTTTTATATTCAGATTCAGAATTATTACATGAATTCCGAAAACCGTGTATTTAGCATACTTACACATTTTACAATAAATACGTTCTTTTATCCACAGTAAAATAGCCTGTTTCCATACGGGAATGTGAAGCATGACAAGGTAAGTGGTGAGTTTTGGATAAAAAAAGTCCCCCGGAAATCCGGAGGACTTTGCAAGCGTTTTTAGTAATTACTGTGCGTCTGTGAAAGAAGGGATAACAGCACCTTTGTAGGTGTCTTCGATGTAAGCCTTAACTTCGTCAGACTGGAGAGCATTTACGAGAGCCTTGATCTTGTCAGAAGACTCTGAGCCTTCCTTTACTACAAGGAAGTTTGTTCTCTTAAGAGTTGTCTCATCATCGAACTCCTCGATATCAAGTGCAGGATGTGTATTAGGAAGATCTGCTTCAAGAGCATAGTTACCATTGATTGTTGCTGCATCAAGATCAGGGAGTGAAAGAGGAAGTGAAGCAGCCTCAAGAGGTGTGATCACATAACCGTGAGGGTTAGCTTCTGTATCCTTTGAAAGAGAATCCTCTGTGTAGTTAGCGTCTGTGCCATAGTCACCCTTTGATGTGAGAAGTCCCTTCTGAACAAGAAGGTCAATTCCACGCTCAGCGTTGTCGGGATCGTTCGGGATACCGATTGAAGCACCGTCCGGAATTTCATCAAGTGATGTATACTTCTCAGAGTAGATGCCCATGGGCTCAATGTGAACACCTGCTACGGCTGTGAGATGAAGACCTGCATCAGAGTTCTGCTGGTTCATGTAACCAAGTGTCTGGAAGTAATTAGCGTCAAGCTCGCCCTCTTCAAGTGAAGTATTGGGAAGAACGTAATCGTTGAAAACAACGGTCTCAAGTTCCCAACCGTCTTTTGCAAGAACTTCCTTAACGATGTTATCAAGAATTTCTGCGTGAGGTACGGGTGTTGCACCTACTGTAATTTTGTTGTCTCCGTCAGCGGGAGCAGTAACTGCATCTGTAGCTTCTTCAGTGCTTTCAGCTTCGGTAGCCTCTTCAGTGCTTTCTGCTGTTTCAGCACTGTCAGTTGCTTCTTCACTAGTCTCAGCTGTTTCTGATGAAGCTTCGGTAGCTGTTTCTGTTCCTGTTGAACCGCAGCCTGTAAGTGCACTAAATGTCAATGCAGTTGATAATACAATACTTGTTAATAACTTTCTTCTCATAATTATTTCCTCCTCCAAGATAGCCTTTTTCGTTCGGCTTCTTTATGTGAGTATGATATACCACTTTTCTTTTTTAGGCAAATAAAAACAACGGTTTTTCGCATAAGAAAAACTTATAGGAAGCGTATTAAGCAGTATTTATGCTGTTTTCATGACGTACAAAAGGCTCTCATAAGAGAGCCTTTTGCAGCAATAGAAAGGAGATAATCACAGGGTTCTCTCGTAGCGATCACCCTTGTTGACGAATCCTGTTTTCTTAAGATAAGCTTTATGGTTTTCATCTGTTCCTCTGTAGACCAGCTTATCTATGTCTTCATGGATAAGGTTGCCCATGAGGAATTCTCCGATTGAGAAGTCACGATATTCGGGGATGGAGTAGTCCAGCTTGATATCAAGAACGTGATCTTTGAGATTTCCAAGCATGATACCGACAGGCTTGCCACTGTGGCAAACGACAAAAGCTGAATTGGAAGTACTAAAATCCATCGATATTCCGGGAAAATATTTGGCTATGTCATCTTTATACAGGTCGATAATGTATTTGGTGAGTCCGTCATCACCGGAAACCTTGACCAGATCGTAATCATTGTCAGTTTGGATACGCATCATTTTTACCAGATAGTAAACATTTATCGCAACCAGAGCTATATTCATTATGACGGTGGGATATGCATGTATCAGAAATCCATATACTACGCAGAAAAGGCTTCCCAAAGTGTTTACAATACGAAGCTTGAAAACGGATACCATCATAAAAGAAATCAGAACCAGAGCGGAACCGATGTAACCGATGATCTCAAAAATATTGGCTGTTGTCATTACAAATTATTCCGAAAAACGGATGCTCCTTTCTTATTTTGGTGTAATTAGTTATGTATAAATACATTTTAACATAAAAAAACAAATTGCGTATTATAGGATAGTATCAATTATCTGCAGGATTGCATCCGCGATTTTATCTGCCACAAAAATCTTATAGTCGTGCCTTGTGGGCATAGGTTCTGTAATCTTAAAACTAAGGGGTTCTATATTATTATCTGTTACTATGGCAGCATATATTTCACCAGGAATGCTGTCTGAATTTGCCGGATCAATGTTACCCATGGTGCCTGTTACGCCTATGCCTATATCTGCGGTGTAGGTTTTTTTACAGGAAAGTGCCATATGAGATGCCGTCTCGATAGAATAGACACCATGCTTTTCTATTATATCTGAAGGAACACCCTGAAGTATTTTGGCTTCGTTACTATAGGTTATAAATGCACCCTTTAAGATAGCAGAGGAACCTTCGGTATCGGTTAAAAGGTTCGCTATCATGCCGGCTGTGCAGCTTTCCATAGTGGTTATTGTTAGCTTCTTTTTTATAAGAAGCTTTGTAATGGATTCATATTTTTTTATGGTTTTCTCTTCGTTATTCATTGATTTTCCCTATTTGCAAAAGGACAACGTTTCCTGTTTTGTTTAAATAATATCATTAATATTAAGATTTGCACAAAATAGTTTAGTGTGATAAAGTGTTAAAGGATAAAAATATAATATCCGTTTTGATAAAAATTGTGATTTACGAAAAGATTTATAACAACAAAAATTCGAGGAGGAAAAATTTATGAAAAAAAAGATTATGGCAGGTATTCTTGCAGCGATGATGACAGTTTCGATGACAGCGTGCGGACAGAGGGCAGCTGAGAATGCAGAAACAACAGCTCCTGAAGAAGCTGCTGAGACAACAGAGGCAGCAGATGATAACGCAGAGGAAGCTTCATCAGAAGAAGCTGCAGCAGATTCAGATGTTGAATACATTAAGAATAAGGGGAAGCTCATTGTTGGTATTACTGATTTTGCTCCCATGGATTACAAGGATGATAACGGTGAGTGGATTGGATACGATGCCGATCTTGCAAAGAAGGTAGCTGAATCACTTGGTGTTGAGGCTGAGTTTGTTGAAATTGACTGGGATAACAAGATTCTTGAGCTTGATAATAAGTCAATCGATGTTGTCTGGAACGGTATGACACTTACCAATGAAGTTACTAATTCAATGGAGTGCACAAAGCCTTATCTTAATAACGCACAGGTTGTTGTTGTATCTGCAGATCAGGCAGATTCTGTTAAGACTGAAGAAGATGCAGCAGGACTTAGCTATGCCGTTGAAGCAGGCTCTGCAGGTGAGCAGGTTGCAACAGAGAAGGGATTTGATTTCATATCAGTTACTTCACAGGCAGATGCGCTTATGGAGGTTCAGGCAGGAACATCAGGTGCATGCATTATCGATCTTCTTATGGCAGGAGCAATGATCGGTGAAGGTACAAGCTATCCCGATCTTACACACACAGTTGAACTCACAACAGAGGAATATGGCATTGGCTGCAGAAAGGGTTCAGATCTTGCAGCATATATCAATGACCAGCTTAAGGCTATGTACGATGACGGAAGTCTTCTTGAGATTGCCGGCACATATGGTGTTCAGGATGCTGTAATTGACCAGAAATAAGACTAAACTTACTGAATTAGATTAAGGAATTCACATTTATGTTTTTAACAGTAACTATTTCCCTGCTTGAAGGGTTTCTTGGAACGCTTAAACTTTTTATACTGACACTTTTGTTTTCATTGCCATTGGGACTTCTCATAAGTATTGGCTCCATGACAAGGACAAAACTGGTGCGTATTCCTATCAGATTCGTGATCTGGGTAGTGCGCGGTACACCGCTTATGCTGCAGCTCCTTATAATATATTACGGACCCGGGATTTTCCTTGGCCTTAATATATGGGGCTCCGGCGGAAACGGAAGATTTCTTGCTGCGCTCGTTGCCTTTGTGTTCAACTATGCCTGCTATTTTTCTGAAATATTCAGAGGCGGAATTCAGTCCATACCTGTCGGACAGTATGAAGCGGGTAAGGTTCTCGGACTTACAAGGCAGCAGATTTTCTTTAAGGTTATATTGCTTCAGGTTATTAAGCGTATTGTTCCTCCGATTTCAAACGAAGTAATTACTCTTGTAAAGGATACTTCTCTTGCCAGAGTAATTGCGGTTTACGAGATTATCTGGAATGGACAGGCGTTTATAAAGAGTAGCGGAATTATCTGGCCTTTGTTCTATACGGGTGCGTTTTACCTTCTGTTTAGCGGATTATTGACGCTTCTGTTTGGTTACATTGAGAAAAAACTGAGCTACTTCAGATAACATTTGACGATAAGGGTAGGAACTATGCCGATTTTAGAAGTTAATAATATAAAAAAGAAATTTGAAAATACTGAAATTCTTAAGGGAATATCCTTCAGCATGGAAGAGGGGCAGACTGTTTCGATAATAGGCTCATCGGGAAGCGGCAAGACCACATTTTTAAGGTGTCTGAATTTCCTTGAGAGACCGGATGAAGGAACGATTACTGTTCGGGGAGAGAAGCTTTTTGATGCATCACTTCCGCCGGAAAAACCGGATCAGCTGCGTGAGAAAAGACTACATTTCGGAATGGTTTTCCAGCAGTTTAATCTGTTTCCGCAGTATACTGCTCTTGAGAATGTAACTCTTGCACCAAAGCTCCTTCACACAGATAAAACTGATCTGGAGATCCATACGATGGGGATGGAGCTTCTTGATCAGATGGGACTTGCGGACAGAACGGATAATTATCCGCATCAGCTCTCCGGAGGACAGCAGCAGAGAGTTGCAATCGCCAGGGCACTTGCTCTTAAGCCGGATATCCTCTGCTTTGACGAGCCGACTTCAGCACTTGATCCAGAGCTTACGGGCGAGGTTCTTAAGGTAATAAAGGATCTTGCGGATAAGAAGACGACAATGATAATTGTTACCCATGAGATGGCGTTTGCAAGAGATGTTGCTGATGAAGTCATCTTTATGGACTCCGGAGTAATTCTTGAGAAGGGTCCTGCCGAGCAGGTTATAAATAATCCTCGAGAGGAGCGTACAAAGAAGTTTCTTTCAAATTTGAATTCCTGAATTTCTTCGGATATTCAAGAAGCCACTCTAAAAGTAAAAGCAGCAATTGCCTGATTTTAAAAGTTTCTTTAAAGATCGGTAGTTGCTGCTTTATTTTTCTACATTTATATTTGATAATCCAAGGGCGCGGCATTTAGCTGTATGCTTGCTGTGAATACGCTGCCAAGTCCTTCTTCGCTTTCTACGGTAATATCACCTTTCATGAGGCAGGCCAGACGTTTTGCAACCGAGAGTCCAAGGCCCGTACCATTTCCGTATTTACTTGGATTTCTCTTTTCCTGGGAAAAGGTTCTGAACAGACTGGGCATGAAGGATTCTCCGATACCGCAGCCTTCATCCTTTACAACAAAGTTTATATGATAACCGTCATCCTTGCGCTTGGCGGTGACGGTTATCTCAACCAGAGATCCCCTGTCACTGAATTTAACAGCATTTGAAGTCAGGTTGGTAACCATCTGCTGTGTTCGCCCAAGGTCACAGATGACCTGAGGATTTGCTCTGTAATTTCTGTTGACCATAACATCGATGTTCTTTTCTCCCGCAAATGCTTTGGTGATATTCTCGATGCCATCCACAATGTCGTCAAGAGAAGTTCTTTCGGGTTCAAGATTAAGGTTCCCTCCATCAATACGATTGATGTCCAGAATATCACTCATCAGTCTGGAGAGATAATGACTGGAGGTGTAGATTTTCCTCATATCGCTTCTTAAAACTTCGATGTTTTCCTGATTCATGCCAAGATAGGAGAGAGCAGAAATTGCTTTCATGGGATTTTTAATCTCATTACTCATTCTGGATAGAAACTCGGACATTCGCCTATTGGCACGTTTTTCGTTTTCAAGGAGCTGATCATTCATTTTGTTCAGGCGTTCGATTTTTGCTATGCGCTCCTGTTCCTCGGTAACATCCATGAATGAGCCGACAAAGCCGATGATCACGCCGTCGTCATATATAGGAGTTTTAGAAGCGATAATCTCCCGGACTTCGCCCTTTATAATGCATTGTCCATGAACGTTGTGAGTACTCTCACCCTGAAGAACCCGCAGTTCATCATCCATATAGGGCTGAGGATCGGGGTGCCAGTTCATATCTTCATCCGTCTTTCCGAGAACGCAGTCTACGGAATCAAAACCGAAGAAATCCAGAAAGGCCTGATTGACACCTACGAATCTGCGCTCGGTATCCTTCCAGAAAATGCAATCCTGAGTCGTGTTAACAATCTTATCAAATAACTGGTCGGCATGTTCTTCCAGTGATATGGTTTTTAACTTTTCGTTTTTATTACTCATTAAGAACCTCATATAAAATTAAAAAATTACAATTCTATATTTACAGAAAGATTGTATCAATTATAACACGAAATTCCGTAAATGCTATACCGGAAGGAAGAGGTTTTCATCATTGAAATTTTGTTTTATCAGAGCTATATCTTTTTCGGATAATTCATACAGTTTAAATAGGATATTATCTATCTCATCATACTGTTGTTTTACCTCTGTAGCAGCATTGTTTTTTGAGGAAATGCTATTTGGAGAATTATTATCACAAAGCACTAAAATTCTGTCTATTTTCGAAACGATTTCGTTTTGAACAGTTTCATTTGCAAAGGGAATGGGGAGCTGTTCTATATGGGATCTGAGTACCTTTACGGAGCGGAATTTTTTCCTGAAAAAGTACTCTGAAACACTGCTGTTTAACACTGCCAAAATGTACTTGATATTCATATCATTAATGTTCGGAATTACGATATTACAACTATTTAAAGAGAGGGTCTGTTTATTGTCGTAAGCAAATATAAGACGGCCTCCTATAAATCTGTAAAGGAGTTTTTCGGGTGCTCTGTAAAATTGCAGAGGTGCTACCTGCTGGCATTTTTCAGGCACGAAGGTTATGTAGCATTTTGGAATGTGAAATGCATATTTGAAAATATCGGATCCCTTGAGGATGATTTCGTTCTTTGGGCTTTTTCTGGATTTTAGCATTTCTTTATTGGCACCGGTTACAATTCCGAGAGCGAATTCGGCATTGTCTTTAAGTGTTCTGACGCCCGGAACTGAAGACAATTTCTGTAAAAGTAGGTATTCTTCATCAGACATCAGAAAATCAAAGCCCTCCTCAGATATATGTCTGTTTTCCATGATTCTGAAAAATTCATTCCTATCGTAGATAACGGGGTGCTTTTGAAGGAAATCGCCATTGTTTTTAGGAGCGGTATTTTTTTCTGCCTGTAAAATAATTGATGGGCATTGAACGTGATCAAAAACATCCCCCAGATATTCAAGGTGTGAGAGGGTGGATTTTTCAATGAGCTTTTTGCGAATCTCCGTATGTGATTTTACAAGCAGTACGGACTCCGGAAGGACGTAGGAGAGCGTACCTCCCTCTTTTAAAAGATTTAGGCTCTGCTCAATAAAAAGGTCATAGGAATCAGGTGACTTTGATCTGGCGCAAACATATTTTTCCTGAATATACTCCTTATCTTCGGGAGAAAAGGAAGAACCCCAGGGGGGATTACCCAATATTACATCGAAGGCAGAGCTTCCTTTATCTGCATGAAGAAAATCGGTACATGAAATATGCTTTGCCCAGAAATCAGGATCCGGCAGTTTGTATTTTAAGGCAAGTGTCAGTCTTGCAATCTGTACGCTTACTTCATCGGTATCGAAGCCATAGATATTCTCTGCAGGGATTCCGGGAGGGAGACATAATAAAAAGTTTCCGCTTCCGCAGCCCGGATCAAGTATTTTTTTATCCTGTCCTTCCGCAAGAAAGGATGCTTCAAAAAGATGTCCAAGTAGCCTTTGTACTATGATTCCCGGGGTGTAATAGGCACCTGAACTTTTACGTGATTGCAGATGCTTTAAGGATATATAAATAAGGCCCAGAGTATCCTCACCTGAAATATATTCAAAGGCTGTAAAAGGAACAGAAAGGTTTTGTAAAGGATCAACGTCAAACGGATGAAAATCGGTTGTTTCTTCACCCTTTAATGCTTCTATAAGGGGCTTGTAGGCATCACGGTCTTCTTCCTTTATGCGCTTTTTTAAAATCCCTTCTGCACAGCCGCTAAGGACTCTCCGAAGGAGAAAATCATTGTTATCTACAGCGGCGATATCATCAACCAGCTTTTGAACAAGAGGAAGATTTGGTGAGTCAGCTGTTATATAAGAGCCATACAGCAGATTTCCTGACACGTAGGTCTTGTTTCGCCTACTGCGAAGGGATTTAAGTTTCCCGCTTTCAAGGTCTTCTTTTAATGAGCGTACATAGGTATCCGAAAAGTAATAGGAACGTCCTTTTTTTCCTTCCGGTTTGATTTTTCCAAGCTTTAGCCAGTTTCTGCCTGTTGCAGGTGTGATCGACAGTTCTGCGCAAAGTTCTGCAAGTGTATACATCAAATTACTCCTTGGTTCTGTGTAGTTTGGATAAGCATATCAGCAAAATAAGGCCGATTATACTGAGAATAACTCCTGCGAGTAAGCCGGGAGTATGATATACCAGTTTGATATCGTGGTGTCCGGCTTCCAAAGATAGTGCGCTAAACATGGTGTCTGCGCGCAGAAGCTTTGCTTTTTTGCCGTCTACATAGGCTTTCCATCCGCTTGTATAAGGAATTGACAGGAAGAGTATTTCATTATCATCTGTATCAATGCTGCCTGTTATACGGTTTGTCGCATAGGAGATGGGATTTTTGTGCAGATCCACATTCGTCAAAGTGTGCTCTTTTAATGCGGTAAGCTGATCGTGCATTGTTGCAAGAGATCTGCAATAAACAGTCATCTCATCAAAGGTATAGGTCCCCTTCTCATTGAAGGTAATTCTGATCTGGTTTTTGGCATCCGCAGAATAACCAAGGTTTACAAGGTAGTCATGCCATCCTGAATAATACCAGGAGTTTTCTGTTTTGTAATCGATATTTTTCCATATTCCGGTTTGGTCAGAAAGCTGCGAACTAATGGTAATTGAAGGTACATCGTTTTTACTTTTTACATGCAGATTCTTAAGGTAAAGCAGTGTTTCTGAAGCTTCGTTTCCACTAAAGGTAAGGAGAACGGAGGAGCCTGCTTTTGCCTTAAAACCGGTCTTTGTTTCTTTTATTTCACCTTCTAAAGAAAGTTCATAGGGGATGCTTTCCGAAGTGAAAGTCGTCTCTGTCTCAGGATATTTTGCAGCCTCTTCATCGGAGAGTACTATGCCATACAAAAGAGATTCTTCTCTTTGAATAGGAGTCAGCCCTTCAAATTCGGATGTTGAAATTGCACTTTTATAAGTAAATCCAAGTGGCATGGCATCGGAATTTTCATAAATACCGAAGTTGTATTTTTCGTAGGATGGTGCATATCCGTAGGGTACAAAGGCCTGCTGATCGGGGGTGTTGTAGCGAAGAGAATAGTAGCGGACACCTGCGATGGAATTAAGTATTGCTCTGTCATCAAGAGCATAGTAGGCAAAGTTTTGCTGATCGTTGTTTGCCATGAGTTTGAAGTATTCGGAAACGCTCTTATCAGCCAGGCTGAAGAAAAATTGAGTAGAGGAGATTCCATCAAGCATCGCAGCATTCCATACAAGGTCACGGCCTGAATAGCGATAAAAGTCATTGGCGGGATCAAGGCCTGACTGTGCGGCATTTTCCTCGACGACCTGAACCTCGGTGCTCTGAAGCTGGTTGTACATCTCTTCGGGAGAGCATCTGTCCATATAGTCTCTTATCATGTTGCCTTCCTCGGGTGAGTAGGCTAAACGACCGTTTTTGATGATCATTCCAACAGTGACGATAAGGAGCAGAACACTGAAGATTTCTGCGATATATGTGGTCAGATTTACATTTTTGCCACAAAGACAAGCTGAGCATTTCTTTGAAACAAAGTCGACGAATTCAGCTGTGATCACTCCCGCAAAAAGAGCACAGGCAAATGCCCATCTGTTCACGGCGTAGGAAAAAGCAGCAAAGGTGTAACCAACATAAGGGAAGCACAAAAAAGCTGTAAGAAGGATGAGGATAACGACCTCCTGAAGCAGTGCTTCTTTTTTTTCTTCAGATTCATTTTTTGAATGAATAAGGTGATAGATGCACCTTAATACAAGGCAGATTACAGCCATGACGAACATGGGAGTAAAGCCAAGCTGTGTATCGCTTTGACCATGATAAATAAAGGTGTAAACATTTTTTATAAGCTCTTCGTAATAATCCGCAGGGTAGAGGAGAGGAATCTGTATTCCCGAAGCAGCTCTGGGATTATTGGGGAAAGCAAGAAGAACCGGAAGAAGTATAAACATACTCATCAGAGTTCCGATTATTCCATATAAAAAGAAGGTAGGGATTGTACCAAAAATCCCTTTTTCATGGTCTCCAAAGTATATGAACAAAAGCCTTACAAGAACGTAAACTATTGTAAGGAGCACGATTATATAGAAAA harbors:
- a CDS encoding TaqI-like C-terminal specificity domain-containing protein, giving the protein MYTLAELCAELSITPATGRNWLKLGKIKPEGKKGRSYYFSDTYVRSLKEDLESGKLKSLRSRRNKTYVSGNLLYGSYITADSPNLPLVQKLVDDIAAVDNNDFLLRRVLSGCAEGILKKRIKEEDRDAYKPLIEALKGEETTDFHPFDVDPLQNLSVPFTAFEYISGEDTLGLIYISLKHLQSRKSSGAYYTPGIIVQRLLGHLFEASFLAEGQDKKILDPGCGSGNFLLCLPPGIPAENIYGFDTDEVSVQIARLTLALKYKLPDPDFWAKHISCTDFLHADKGSSAFDVILGNPPWGSSFSPEDKEYIQEKYVCARSKSPDSYDLFIEQSLNLLKEGGTLSYVLPESVLLVKSHTEIRKKLIEKSTLSHLEYLGDVFDHVQCPSIILQAEKNTAPKNNGDFLQKHPVIYDRNEFFRIMENRHISEEGFDFLMSDEEYLLLQKLSSVPGVRTLKDNAEFALGIVTGANKEMLKSRKSPKNEIILKGSDIFKYAFHIPKCYITFVPEKCQQVAPLQFYRAPEKLLYRFIGGRLIFAYDNKQTLSLNSCNIVIPNINDMNIKYILAVLNSSVSEYFFRKKFRSVKVLRSHIEQLPIPFANETVQNEIVSKIDRILVLCDNNSPNSISSKNNAATEVKQQYDEIDNILFKLYELSEKDIALIKQNFNDENLFLPV
- a CDS encoding YfhO family protein — encoded protein: MEQEKKLLKNPHTRINKEGPFTMNNIKKKNLHSPLKIALFYLIYTIIFATMSAVIYGIFFKNGKNLICQGDTWRQHLKAAAYYSKWLRGVFYHIFHDHSFSLQTFSFGIGYGSDMYPTLQYYALGDILNLFSAFVKTEYIHIYFQVVMILRAYIAGITFSIYSRYIRKDISNTALFAGMFTYSFGSYFMYLGLWHPFFANPLIYFPLVLLGAEKILKEKKPVFFAVAIFLAGTNNFYFFYIIVLLTIVYVLVRLLFIYFGDHEKGIFGTIPTFFLYGIIGTLMSMFILLPVLLAFPNNPRAASGIQIPLLYPADYYEELIKNVYTFIYHGQSDTQLGFTPMFVMAVICLVLRCIYHLIHSKNESEEKKEALLQEVVILILLTAFLCFPYVGYTFAAFSYAVNRWAFACALFAGVITAEFVDFVSKKCSACLCGKNVNLTTYIAEIFSVLLLIVTVGMIIKNGRLAYSPEEGNMIRDYMDRCSPEEMYNQLQSTEVQVVEENAAQSGLDPANDFYRYSGRDLVWNAAMLDGISSTQFFFSLADKSVSEYFKLMANNDQQNFAYYALDDRAILNSIAGVRYYSLRYNTPDQQAFVPYGYAPSYEKYNFGIYENSDAMPLGFTYKSAISTSEFEGLTPIQREESLLYGIVLSDEEAAKYPETETTFTSESIPYELSLEGEIKETKTGFKAKAGSSVLLTFSGNEASETLLYLKNLHVKSKNDVPSITISSQLSDQTGIWKNIDYKTENSWYYSGWHDYLVNLGYSADAKNQIRITFNEKGTYTFDEMTVYCRSLATMHDQLTALKEHTLTNVDLHKNPISYATNRITGSIDTDDNEILFLSIPYTSGWKAYVDGKKAKLLRADTMFSALSLEAGHHDIKLVYHTPGLLAGVILSIIGLILLICLSKLHRTKE